A portion of the Flavobacterium limnophilum genome contains these proteins:
- a CDS encoding Dps family protein — protein MTPKIGITEDHLKAANALLSVVLSDEMTLYVKTRKFHWNVTGQSFMELHKLLEAQYVEIEVIIDEVAERIGKLGGKTIGTMNEFSSLSRIVEHPNQYPVQKTMLTELLSDHEILIAELRKDIDISANDNHDAGTADLLTGILQQHETNAWILRRYLS, from the coding sequence ATGACACCAAAAATTGGGATTACCGAAGATCATTTGAAGGCGGCAAACGCATTGCTTTCTGTTGTTTTATCAGATGAAATGACATTGTATGTCAAAACCAGAAAATTCCATTGGAATGTGACGGGCCAAAGTTTTATGGAATTGCATAAATTACTTGAAGCGCAATACGTTGAAATAGAAGTTATTATTGATGAGGTTGCAGAACGTATCGGCAAATTGGGAGGTAAAACAATTGGAACGATGAACGAGTTTTCATCCCTTTCTCGAATTGTGGAACATCCAAATCAATATCCAGTCCAAAAAACGATGCTCACAGAATTATTGTCAGATCATGAAATTCTAATTGCTGAATTAAGAAAAGACATTGATATCAGTGCTAATGACAATCACGATGCGGGAACCGCTGATTTGCTGACGGGAATCTTGCAGCAACACGAAACTAATGCTTGGATTTTAAGAAGGTATTTGAGTTAA
- a CDS encoding MlaE family ABC transporter permease, whose amino-acid sequence MTIYLKNVFNEAGDITQFALRFFRELFKPTFQLREFSRQCFAVGFKTLPLITITGFIMGLVLTIQSRPTLLKFGAESWLPSMVSLSIIREIAPVITALICAGKIASGIGAELGSMKVTEQIDAMEVSAINPYKYLVVTRILATTFMVPLLVIYADFIGIYGGYVGYNIHGNMTLFRYFSEVLEHIEFLDLLPAFIKTFFFGFFIGLIGSYKGFNASNGTASVGIAANEAVVSASLSIFIIDMLAVQLTDLFF is encoded by the coding sequence TTGACTATATATCTAAAAAATGTTTTTAACGAAGCGGGCGACATAACCCAATTCGCCTTGAGGTTTTTCAGGGAACTTTTCAAGCCTACTTTTCAATTGAGGGAATTCAGCAGGCAATGTTTTGCCGTTGGATTCAAAACCCTGCCCTTAATAACCATCACTGGATTTATAATGGGTTTGGTGTTGACTATTCAATCCCGGCCCACATTGTTGAAATTCGGTGCCGAATCTTGGTTGCCCAGCATGGTTTCCTTGTCCATAATCAGGGAAATTGCCCCGGTAATTACCGCCTTGATTTGTGCCGGAAAAATAGCTTCGGGAATTGGTGCCGAATTGGGTTCGATGAAAGTCACGGAACAAATAGACGCCATGGAAGTTTCGGCCATTAATCCGTATAAATATTTGGTGGTTACCCGAATTTTGGCAACCACGTTTATGGTACCTCTTTTGGTGATTTATGCTGATTTTATTGGGATTTATGGCGGATATGTAGGCTACAACATTCATGGAAACATGACCTTGTTTCGCTACTTCTCCGAAGTGTTGGAACATATTGAATTTTTGGATTTATTGCCGGCTTTTATCAAGACTTTTTTCTTCGGTTTTTTCATTGGATTAATAGGTTCTTATAAGGGTTTCAATGCCTCAAACGGAACGGCAAGCGTAGGGATTGCAGCAAATGAAGCAGTGGTTTCGGCCTCGCTTTCCATCTTTATTATCGATATGTTGGCCGTTCAATTAACCGATTTATTTTTTTAA
- a CDS encoding ABC transporter ATP-binding protein, giving the protein METPPVIAIENLYKTFGKNEILKGINLTVSKGEGLVILGRSGSGKSVTIKCLVGLVKADKGNIKIFDTEISSLKDYELNDVRIRIGFMFQNGALYDSMSVRQNLTFTLKHHTRNLAEEVIEAKIIEALESVGLKEAIDKMPSELSGGMEKRIALARAIIIKPEIILYDEPTSGLDTITSREISELMMSVQEKHKTTSIIITHDMACAKATGYRILILKDGIINAEGSYEALEKSKDEWVRSFFI; this is encoded by the coding sequence ATGGAAACACCCCCTGTAATAGCCATCGAGAACCTGTATAAAACTTTTGGAAAAAATGAAATTCTAAAAGGAATCAATCTCACGGTCAGCAAAGGCGAAGGTTTGGTCATTCTGGGTCGTTCCGGTTCGGGAAAATCCGTTACCATCAAATGTTTGGTTGGATTGGTAAAAGCCGACAAAGGGAACATCAAAATTTTCGATACGGAGATTAGCTCGTTGAAAGACTACGAACTCAATGATGTACGGATTCGCATTGGTTTCATGTTTCAGAATGGTGCCTTGTACGACTCGATGTCGGTAAGACAAAACTTGACATTTACATTAAAACACCATACTCGAAATTTAGCCGAAGAAGTAATTGAGGCTAAAATTATCGAAGCACTGGAAAGTGTTGGACTAAAAGAAGCCATAGACAAAATGCCTTCGGAATTGTCTGGCGGAATGGAAAAAAGAATTGCATTGGCCAGAGCCATTATCATCAAGCCCGAGATTATTTTGTATGACGAACCCACTTCGGGTTTGGATACCATTACCTCCAGGGAAATCAGTGAATTAATGATGTCTGTCCAGGAAAAACACAAAACAACCTCCATCATAATTACCCACGATATGGCTTGCGCCAAAGCAACCGGCTATAGAATTTTGATTCTGAAAGACGGAATCATTAATGCCGAGGGTAGTTATGAAGCATTGGAAAAAAGCAAGGACGAATGGGTGCGTTCCTTTTTTATTTAA
- a CDS encoding MlaD family protein — translation MKKDIGSNWKLGMFVIVGLILFVFTIYFVGKQQNMFGDSFHVKSRFKTVSGLKVGNNVRFSGINVGTVSEIELITDSTVVVDLVIEKDVQKYIKTDAMASIGSDGLMGDKVMTISPGSSSNKIIKDNAFIASKSPLEIEDLMKSVKKSVDNIEVITAQLALFTYNMNHGKGMLSKLMNDEEFAGTLDATMSNLKKSSKGLSENMEAAKHNFLLKGYFNKKEKAEAKKKEELAKQEEAKKK, via the coding sequence ATGAAGAAAGATATCGGGTCAAATTGGAAATTGGGAATGTTTGTAATCGTTGGACTAATACTGTTTGTCTTTACAATTTATTTTGTTGGCAAACAGCAAAACATGTTTGGAGACAGCTTTCACGTAAAATCACGATTTAAAACCGTCAGTGGTCTTAAGGTGGGAAACAATGTGCGTTTTTCAGGAATAAATGTAGGTACGGTAAGCGAAATCGAATTGATAACAGACTCCACCGTAGTCGTGGATTTAGTCATAGAAAAAGATGTCCAAAAATACATTAAGACAGATGCCATGGCAAGCATTGGTTCCGATGGATTGATGGGGGACAAAGTGATGACTATTTCGCCAGGATCTTCGTCCAATAAAATCATCAAAGACAACGCTTTTATTGCTTCAAAAAGTCCACTAGAAATAGAAGACTTGATGAAAAGCGTGAAAAAAAGTGTCGATAATATTGAGGTCATTACGGCTCAATTAGCTTTATTTACCTACAATATGAATCATGGAAAAGGGATGTTGTCGAAATTAATGAATGACGAAGAATTTGCCGGAACACTAGATGCCACTATGTCGAATTTGAAAAAGAGTTCAAAAGGATTGAGCGAAAATATGGAAGCCGCCAAACATAATTTTCTGTTGAAAGGCTATTTCAACAAAAAAGAAAAAGCCGAAGCCAAGAAAAAGGAAGAGTTGGCAAAACAAGAAGAAGCAAAGAAAAAATAA
- a CDS encoding low affinity iron permease family protein — MKKISNIYSFSEMIFERLVSLATSVLGNSITFILAFCLVICWWVNDFFTTRDLHEIIGDFIFGTTFLSLFIIQKSFNKFSGSLHLKVNELVSSHETASNSVINAEEKTEREITELSREYAELAEQLKELDGVVEEEMNKNTLEK, encoded by the coding sequence GTGAAAAAAATAAGTAACATATACAGTTTTAGCGAAATGATTTTCGAAAGACTGGTTTCTTTGGCGACCTCAGTTTTGGGGAATTCCATCACATTTATTTTGGCTTTTTGTTTGGTAATCTGTTGGTGGGTAAATGATTTTTTTACCACTCGCGATTTGCATGAAATTATTGGAGATTTCATCTTTGGAACCACTTTTTTGAGTTTGTTTATTATTCAAAAATCATTCAACAAGTTTTCGGGTTCCTTGCATTTGAAAGTGAATGAATTGGTCTCGTCTCACGAAACGGCAAGCAATTCGGTTATCAATGCCGAAGAAAAGACAGAACGAGAAATAACCGAATTGTCCAGGGAATATGCTGAACTGGCCGAACAACTCAAAGAACTTGATGGTGTTGTGGAAGAAGAAATGAATAAAAACACTTTGGAAAAATAA